The following proteins are co-located in the Silene latifolia isolate original U9 population chromosome 1, ASM4854445v1, whole genome shotgun sequence genome:
- the LOC141648766 gene encoding secreted RxLR effector protein 161-like, whose translation MGDAAYILGIRIYRDRPNRLIGLSQSTYVDKVIRRFNMIDSKKRFLPMSHDITLSKAQCPSTPNEQERMRNIPYASAIGSIMYAMLYTRPDVACALSMTSRYQKNPGEGHWTAAKNILKYLKRTKDMFLVFGEDEELVVSGYTDVSFQTDRDDSRSQSGYVFLLNGGAVSWKKSKQDTVADSTIEAEYIAASEATKEAVWIRKFVCELGVIPSISSPINVYCDNNGAIAQAKEPSTTNNR comes from the exons ATGGGTGATGCAGCTTACATCTTGGGTATtaggatctatagagatagacctaaCAGACTTATTGGTTTGAGTCAAAGCACTTATGTAGATAAGGTGATTCGACGTTTCAATATGATTGATTCCAAGAAACGTTTCTTGCCTATGTCTCATGACATTACTCTTAGTAAGGCTCAGTGTCCTTCGACACCTAATGAGCAAGAGCGCATGAGAAATATTCCCTATGCTTCAGCCATAGgttctatcatgtatgccatgttATACACTCGTCCTGATGTAGCTtgtgcattgagtatgacgagtagataccAAAAAAATCCCGGTGAAGGTCACTGGACAGCTGCTAAGAATATCCTAAAGTATCTTAAGAGAACTAAGGATATGTTCTTGGTATTTGGTGAGGATGAAGAGCTCGTTGTAAGTGGTTACACCGATGTTAGTTTTCAGACTGATAGAGATGATTCTCGATCTCAATCTGGATATGTATTCTTGCTAAATGGTGGAGCTGTTAGCTGGAAGAAGTCCAAACAGGATACTGTGGCTGATTCTACGATAGAGGCTGAGTATATTGCTGCTtcagaagcaacaaaggaagctgtttggattcggAAATTTGTTTGTGAACTTGGAGTGATTCCTAGCATTTCTAGCCCCATAAatgtttattgtgataataaTGGTGCTATTGCACAAGCTAAGGAACCGAG CACGACAAATAACCGTTGA
- the LOC141648771 gene encoding uncharacterized protein LOC141648771 — MSHTTNSFSLRSLLEKERLNGSNFLEWYRNLRIVLKQEKKVYVLEKELPKKPDSNAHTTAKNAWKEHYDANTDVCYLILATMNSELQKQYENVESAYEIVENLKAMFQEQARTERYNTVKAIFDCNMGKDEPVSPHVIKMIGYFDNLERLDAGISQQLATDIVFQSLNPSYNDFVLNYNMHNLDKSLKELHGMLKTAEPSIKKAPTSNVLMIQKGKGFKKQGSGKYCQTQI, encoded by the coding sequence ATGTCTCATACCACCAATTCATTTTCTCTCCGTTCCCTCCTTGAGAAGGAAAGGTTGAATGGTTCAAACTTTTTGGAATGGTATCGCAATTTGAGAATTGTTCTCAAGCAGGAGAAAAAGGTATATGTTCTTGAGAAGGAATTACCTAAGAAACCAGATAGTAATGCCCATACCACCGCTAAGAACGCGTGGAAAGAGCATTATGATGCTAATACTGATGTTTGCTATCTAATTCTTGCCACCATGAACTCTGAGCTTCAGAAGCAATATGAGAACGTGGAGTCGGCATATGAGATTGTTGAAAACCTGAAAGCTATGTTTCAGGAACAAGCTAGAACTGAAAGGTATAATACTGTTAAGGCTATCTTTGACTGTAATATGGGAAAAGATGAGCCTGTTAGTCCACATGTCATAAAAATGATAGGTTATTTTGATAACCTTGAAAGACTTGATGCTGGAATAAGCCAACAGTTGGCTACTGATATTGTGTTTCAGTCCTTGAATCCAAGTTAtaatgattttgttttaaattatAATATGCATAACTTGGACAAATCTCTGAAAGAATTGCATGGGATGCTTAAGACAGCTGAGCCTAGCATTAAGAAAGCTCCTACCTCTAATGTTCTAATGATACAGAAGGGAAAGGGCTTTAAAAAGCAAGGTTCAGGCAAATATTGCCAAACTCAAATCTAA